A stretch of the Ascaphus truei isolate aAscTru1 chromosome 4, aAscTru1.hap1, whole genome shotgun sequence genome encodes the following:
- the LOC142492402 gene encoding uncharacterized protein LOC142492402, producing the protein MWDTIVIGVNACGNHVRDKRSCHKRFDDIRSKLKKKIQHQRVHATGTGGGPTPQRLILSPLEELLRAKLLPVVVEGLPGDRDIGIYPSQFPPVAPEGHVSPETEQVSSPGSASSTHLEEHDEEDFDDDDDDDDDDDDDDAAAAAIDTQIQASDHEEVPIETVLPPNRPATTTYDAIVASEGKIVEAENRRHSDLMTVLERMIALQEETVSQLAHLHRVFIEVPKQLQKINTSFEALVVQQTQANYWRMTNVPQFNTSQPGSVHAGQFSPHSSDIHSPGPNVTGQVADIAVQVPDDILPLPSVQIQQLTPTKEAKKRKHKQLLLTSFWSKTTKDTHETDQPSLVQCLPTCSHVSVGTSPVREQSLPKSPVGESLPKSPVGESLPKSPVGESLPKSPVGESLATSPVGESLATSPVGEQSLPKSPVGESLATSPAREVPEATQSGSVVPKVGGKRKRKTQETTSRPVTRSQKEQKK; encoded by the exons atgtgggacacaatagtcattggtgtcaatgcgtgtgggaatcatgtgagggacaagcggagttgtcacaagagatttgatgatattaggtccaaattgaaaaagaaaatacaacaccaacgagtgcatgctactggcactggaggtgggcccacaccacaacgtctcatattaagtccattggaggagctgcttcgggcaaaattacttcccgtcgtcgtggaaggcttacctggtgaccgtgatataggaatttacccctcacaatttccaccag ttgcccctgaaggacatgtgtcacctgagactgaacaagtgtcttcacctgggtcagccagctcaacacacctagaag aacatgatgaagaggattttgatgatgatgatgatgatgatgatgatgatgatgatgatgatgccgccgccgccgccatagacacacaaatacaagcaagtgaccatgaagaggttccaattgaaactgttttaccgccaaatcgtccagcaactaccacatacgatgcaattgtagcttctgagggaaaaattgtggaagcagaaaatcgtcgccattctgacctgatgacagtgctggaaaggatgattgcactgcaggaagaaacagtttcacaattggcacatctccacagagtcttcattgaagtgcctaaacagttgcaaaaaatcaacacctcattcgaagcattagttgttcagcaaacacaagctaattactggagaatgactaatgtaccacaattcaacacctcacagccaggatctgttcatgcaggtcagttttcaccacattcatctgatattcattcaccaggcccaaatgttaccggtcaagtagcagacattgctgtgcaggttcctgatgacatcctaccgctgccatctgtacaaattcagcagctgacacctacaaaggaggccaaaaaaagaaaacacaagcagttactactgaccagtttttggtcaaaaacaacaaaagacacacatgaaacagaccaaccatcacttgtgcagtgtctaccaacttgctcacatgtgtcagtgggcacaagccctgtccgtgaacagtcactacccaaaagccctgtaggtgagtcactgcccaaaagccctgtaggtgaatcgctgcccaaaagccctgtaggtgaatcgctgcccaaaagccctgtaggtgagtcactggccacaagccctgtaggtgagtcactggccacaagccccgtaggtgaacagtcactgcccaaaagccctgtaggtgagtcactggccacaagccctgcccgtgaagtgccagaggccactcaaagtggctctgttgtgcctaaagttggtggcaaaagaaaaaggaaaactcaagagacaacaagcaggcctgttactcgctcgcaaaaggaacaaaaaaaataa